TATTTTTACCGTTAAAGAATTCAGATAAAGCTCTTTTTTCGATAGTATGGATTGAATTATAATCGAACCAAGCTGAATAACTAGGAACAACGATATGATGCGTTTGTTCCGTAACATTGTCTTCTGGTTCGTCTCCTTTATTGCCTTCTCCTCTTTCTTTACTTGTATCCCGTTCTTCTCTGTCTTGAGTACTTTGAGAACTTCCCTTGTCACCTTCCATTGGTTCATCCAAGTCTGCCATGTTACCAGATTTCAGCGGTTGAAGTTCATTATCCTGTTTTTTACTTCCCGTAGTTGTTAACGTAGCTCCACTTGTTGGAACGTTACCTTGACCAGTAACTGGTGGGTTTGTAGGCGTAGCAACTACTTCTACGATCCGAGGTTCCGCCGGTGGATCTTCCATTCCTTGAGTGAGATCATCCTCCTCTTCTCCACCGCGTGATTTTTTTGGCGCTGCAAGTGACGACGAGGACGACGTACTCTGAACACCTGATGGTGCTCTTCCACTTTTACGTTTTGACAATTTAGGAGGTGGACTAGGGGATCGTTTTCTTTTCGGTTTCTTCGCGGAAGGTGGAGGATGAGATGGCTGAGCCATTAAATCTTCCACTGATAACCTGTATTTATGTATCTTCTTTTGACCATTTTCATCCATTTCATAATCTTCTTCATTCATCCATTCATTATACTGATCTAAATCTAACGCCCACGTCGCAGATACTTTGTATACGGATTTCATGCTCGTACTCGTGAGCGTACCTTCCGGAAAATCCCATGGAAGATCTAAATTAGTCCAAGAATCGTAACTATCCGGGAAATAGTACCAATGAAGCAGAACAGATCTCTCGCGCCTCATACAAGGACGTGCATATTCTTCTTCTAATGGATCTACTGGAGGGTAAATTATGTGGGTAGCATCTGCTTCATTTTCTGCTATGGTACCTTGATGCCGCCGAACTATTTCCTTTACTTTTGCAGCAGTGGATTTGTCTACGTCAGGTCTTACATATACGCTTGGTATAATCATACACCTATTTTGTGCTAAGGCTCTTTCAGCTGCCATTAACATTTCCACTGTCCTATCCATACGAGATCCtgactaaaaaaataaaatgttttatatattatattaaaatcatcttgttaacataatataatattaatgctTACCTTTCCAACAGGAAAATCAAATCTCCGCCATCCTTGCTCTTGTTTAAAACGATATGCTGTAGCAAGGATATGACATAGGCCACCTCCTGGTTTGAAATCTAAGAAACATTTCATCTAAAAATATcatgaattattttatacttttaaggTAATATCATATCTACATgtctataaaataatatttcatcagATTGATCATTGAATACATACAGGAAGCCTTGTCATTGGTggttttgaaacattttttcctaAATTATCTTCTTGAAATTGTAATAACTGTACTATTAAAGTAGCTAAACTCTTATTCGTAGGAGGATCTGTTTGTACATactgaaaaaaaataatataaagaaatatgttaaaatatttaaatagttcTATGTTAGGTATAGTATAAAAAATTCATTGACAATGTAAATAAAGATACAAAAACATGTAGGCTAGGTATACACaataaattctaaatctctgcatacatatatgtttatatatttattatcatttctATTCAATCAGAATATAAACCAAGATTATAATGAGGTTTTATATGAGCTTGTACAACTAATTAGTGTTGAAACGTATTAATAACGTGCATAAATTGTTGAATAGTCTATCACAGATTTAGACGCCGGGCTGTTGGACATacctttttacaatttttcaagagCCATTGCTTGACTCCATCGAGTTGTGTGAGAACTTCTTGCGATTCAAAAAATTTTGTGTTAGGTCCACCGTCTTTTTTGGGTCCTAGAGCaagcatttttataaaatattaaaaagttataggATACACTACGGAAAGAACGCCGCgtttattgcaaacatgacaCGCCTCTGAAGTTGGTTAGGATGGTTAGAACCACGTTATTCCTATGAATACATGCTTgatgcaagtttgaaaatttgtcataaATTGACCAGGATATTCTTCGCCAGtcataacaataattattattaaagggGCAAGAAAATATTATctttatttatgtacatttataacCTTAACTGTTAATTGTTAACACAGAACAAAAACAACAAAGGTTTTAACGATTGGCAAACCTGTTCAGTTTGCAATTTCAACAATGGTTGAATGACCAAGCAGAGTTGACTTGTTATTTGTTTGAAATTCAATTGTTGCTTGCATTTGTTTGAATTATAACTACAGTATATagcaaaatagtataaacaaaGATTATTTTTCTAtcgtcaaaatattaatttttaatatgtcacaggtagattttatttaaatgatgACTAACAAAATTTGATTGGTTggtaatttttattcttcactATGTTGACACATGCATTTTCAGATATGACGGATAAAGAAGAAGTTGATGTAAATGAAAAGTTTACGAATTTATTATTTGCTGAAGAAAATGCCCAACGTATAGGTTATTTGGAAGGTTATGAAATTGGGAAAACACAATTAACAGATGGGTTTCATCTTGGATATCATAGAACCAGTTTGATAGCTGCACAATTAGGATATTATAGTGGTGTCTTAGAACAGTATTTAAACAATAATACGTGTAACTCAGAAAAAAATATTCAGATCGCACAACAACTTTTGaaagatatttataattttccaagaATTAATGATGAGACTGTAGATATATCGAAGGCTTTTGATAACATTAAATTTAAGTATGCCAAATTTTGTTCATTAACAAAAATATCTTCTTCGTATCCAGAAGCGGATAAGCTTGATTTTTAGTAAAGCAAGAATGGCACATCGAAAtgaatggaaaattgaaagataacattaatatttaaagttgatcaaatattttatttggtcAAGCTACATTAAgattattgttatatttaaaaaaatttatatcattattaatagtattgtattaaattaaGTACCATATTTATTACAACTATGTATAGTgaacattttgataaagttatatgttttataaatacttaTCAGGAATTGATAAATTGTCATGTGGttgattttattacaaaaaatttatgGGAGACGTGTTTGCCAGATCCATTGAAGTTAGAGTTAGAACAAGATGAAATAAATTGTACTTATTGGACAGAAAATGATAGTTATCCCATATTaaataactttataaaattgacaaaatctcTTTCTCTGCAATCATGTTCTGTAGAAGTATACTCAAAGGAATTTGCATATATGTTGTCAGATATTAGTAActggaaaaaattgaaatgtaagaGTGCAGATTTCATGAATGCTAAGAAATTACATGAAGTTGAATCCCTTGGAAATATTATTGGAATAATTGCGGCATCAGATAATAATTTAGTGATAGATGCTGGTGCTGGTAAAGCATATTTGTCAACATTTTTGGCAGAGAATCATAAAATTCCAGTTCTTGCAATAGATTCTTCACAGTTGTGTAGCAATGGCGCAATTTGTAAACAAAAGCaattaaagaagaaaatgaCATGCTGTGAAAATTTGGTACTGACAGTAATTTTGCACATGTTACACAACAATAACATTTtacctaataatataaatatatattttgttttaggTACAATATATAGTAGAAGAAATAAATGAAGACACTAACTATATTGACATGATCAAAGAACGTTTTTATAATTGGAATATAGATAGAAATCTAATATTAACTGGTTTACACACTTGTGGTTCTTTAACTCATTCggttattaaaacatttttagttACTGAAGATATTAGAGTTTTGTGCATTGTGCCTTGTTGTTATCATTTGACCAATGAAACATTTAACAAGAATATCTGTTTTTCCAAAAATGCTAGAATGTTAGCTCAACAATGTGTTGAAAGAAGcacaaaaaataaatctatttcATCTTCGTTATTCTATAGAGCAATTTTACAAGTGATTCTTCATTCTATGGGtacagtttattttttattaatttcatttcatttattatgaTGTACactaatatttttcttatttttactaaTAGGTATCTATAATGCTAAAGTAGGTCGTGCAAAGTCTTTCAATGATTTCACAAGTTATGCACGATGGGCATTCTCGCGAATTGGAATAAAACGGGAAAAAGTATACCAACAAATTTATGAGTATAAGTATTGTTAGTATGTttccaataaatttttattttgttcagaTACCATCGGAAGAGAAGTTGATAAGCATATATCAGTCCCATATGCATTTAATGAAAaagtttcatatatttcaaatGTTAAGAATACATACGGGCCTTGTAATAGAAGCAGCTATTATGCTTGACAGAAtgttatttttagaaaatagcAAAGTTTGTTCTAAACTTGCAATATTGCGTCTATTCGACCCTCTGTTATCACCGAGACATTATGGTATTATCGCGATCAGATAGTAACAAAGAAGGAAATTAAGGATAGAGAAACTGATTTAATACGAAGTAAGATTTTATTACATggataaaaaaattcatttgtatTAAAACATTTCATAGATCAAAGTCTTTTACAGCATTCCAGTTATGTATCATCGATTTCGGTATGCTGGAGATAGTCCATAACAGATGAAAATCCTTCTTCTTGCACTACAGGAGCTAAGATTCCCGTTGGACGTAAACCGCTCCTCGTTCGACATATACTGCAATTACATAGACCACGGCAAGGTGGGCAAGCCCAATCctataaattttaaacaaagaaaataaatgtaGGAGAActggaaaaaaaatattaatgaaaaaatcGCAAACGTACAGGATCTTTTAATGCTTCAAGAGCACTTTCACCGTATCTTCCTTTCAAACAAGGTCCACAAAATTGTCCTCTAATTCCGATACACTCTCCAGAACGGCATACTGTTTTTGTATCTAAGGTTTTTTGTCTGCATTGATGACAACTAGTtccattaattttacaatactcTTTTGTACTACTTTTCTCTGCTATATTGTTTAGCATTTCCTCGGTTATTTCATCAACAGATGGTATACTATCTGGATCATATGGAGATTTGTTTACTTTATAAACTGTTCTTTTTGTCGTGTAATCTTCAGAACTATTATCACTATCCTGTTCTTGCTCTTCATCCACATCACAGACTCCCAGTTTCATTAGATCAATTGAACGCTGAAATGGTTTTGCCCAAGGAAATAGAACTTGTAATTTAGGTTTGTTACTTTTGAGTTCAATTATATCCTCTTCTGAATCGTTTTGCGAAGTGCTTGAATCATTATTACTTCTATTCTTTAAACTATTTCTAGTGTTATATTTCCTGCGAAAActaagttttacatttttaaattcgttaCGACCACTAGAAATAGTCCTGCGTCTTTTTTTCGGCGGTTCATTTTCCGAATTGTCTGTATTTTTATGCTTCTTTATTACTTCTTTTGTCTCATTTGTTTGTTGTTTTAAATCTTTGAAGAACTCGGCAAACtgtaatattaaatgtaaacaAAAGCGTTCGTTAATTTACCAATaaggttaaaaattgatattacaCAGAATTACTTACAATAGCATTTCTTTCGGCTATATTTCTTTTTCGAAGATCGTCGTAATCGTTTTCacacatattaatatttatttttacttcgatttcCGTATACAAGTTAGAAAACGCACAGCATTTAAAGAACAAGCAACGAACGCTTGAAATATATGAGCACAGCCGCTACTCCCGCCAGCCGTTGCACATGTACAATAAAGTCATGGCGAGCAGAATAGTATTTTGGCGGGTAAAACCGGTGAGATATATTACCTATGCATATATATTTCTGCATTAAAAAAAAACTTCATTCATATTGTAAGTTTTCATATTCTTTAGTTGttacaaattgtaaattataaattcatgatCTTTTCAAAAAGAAACACGTTTGTACTATAGTAGAtttgatttagaaatgtatCCAGCTGATGATAACttatgacatttttatatttcagtaaCATGTAGCGGACTCCTCATAGCTTGTGGGATTAATACAAATGATTTATCATCGTTACTCTAAACAATAAGAATATAACGTATTTCGTGATTTAAACCCAACACAACTGCGAGATCATCGATAATGCATAACCAGCGACAGTTGCTTATCATTCTTGATTATATTGATAAGACTACTTGTAGATACATGTATGTAAGTAAGTATTACTAGCTATTTTACAAATGATAAGAATCATTGCGATATTTGTAATACGCAATGGCATAAATACAGCAAAGTTATTgacaaatttgattaaaatactTTATTGTTATTTAGTACGTACTCTACTGATGGTAAGGTAAACGAGATTAGGCAGTATTTTAAGAAGAGACCGTCCTTATCGTATTTACTTTTGAATTCAAATAATCAAGGTTTTTGGACTCAAATGGGCTATTGGACTCAAACGATTGATGGACCGTATAATTATATCGTTCATTTTATCTTCGATATGAAGAGCGTGTAACGTGACCGTGCGTAACGAGGAGAAAGGAATAAAACGCGCGACACGACTAGAAACAGCTAGACACGTCAAGCGATTACAGTGTACGGTGCTCCTTACATTTTACTGATCGCTGAAACCGCGCTACGGAATCGCGAGAAGATAGTGGTCGATTCAAAGAGAGGAAACATTAATGTGTCACTTATACTGATCGGTGCAAATGATCATCGGTTTCTGCAAAGGTAATAATATTCCATGACTGAAACGAACGAGGTATCAGTGATACGTTGTTTTACCACAGCGATAACGTTGCGGTTGTGATCATTTTTTTGGCATGTATTAATTCCTTTACTGATAacatttctttcttctttcattCTTAACGAGCGATATATAGTCTTCGGTTTGAAATCATTGCGCGATTACAGATGGATTATTTactgttacatttttaaaaagtacagttattgtttaTTGTTATCTCACtgatattgaatttttattatttaggttGATGCTCGATACGATTTAGAAGATCACTTATCAACGggtaataaatttttcttgcGCCGTCAAGTGTGTATGATTAATCAAGATGTTTAAGAAAATTGGAAGAATATCTAACAACAAGTTTCTGACTCAGCTCTCTCAGGTAAGAAAACGTgtgtattttttatatcaagAAATTAAGAGTAGTAATTTTACAGAGAAATCTTACATCGCACGAAGTTTTCGAGCGGGAATCAAAATACGGTGCTCATAACTATCACCCTCTACCCGTGGCGTTATGCAAAGCCGAAGGAGTGTTTATGTGGGATGTCGAAGGCAAGCGTTATTTCGACTTTTTGAGCGCTTACTCCGCCGTTAATCAAGGGCACTGCCATCCTAGGATTTATAAAGCGCTGATCGATCAAGCAAAAGTATTGACACTGACTTCGCGAGCCTTCTATTCGGACGCGTTAGGGGAATTCGAGGAATACATCACGAAGCTCTTCGGGTAATAAACCATATTCCCTCACGTCTGCTCGGTAATTACTTGCGGCTAGCAGATAATTATTAATGCGTTACATACAGGTACGAGAAATGGCTGCCGATGAACACGGGGGTAGAAGGCGGAGAAACGGCTTGCAAATTAGCGCGTAAATGGGGTTACTCGACCAAAGGTATACCGCAGTATCAAGCGAAAATCGTTTTTGCGGAAGGTAATTTTTGGGGAAGAACAATGAGCGCCGTGTCGTCGAGCACGGATCCTACCAGTTATGGTGGGTTCGGTCCGTTCATGCCTGGATTCGAAGTCATTCCGTACGATGATCTCGGAGCGCTTCAGCAAGCTTTGGCTGATCCTCACGTTTGTGCTTTTATGGTGGAACCTATACAAGGTGAAGCTGGTGTCGTTGTACCGAAGGTATATATTCGATTCGTATTTGCGTTTATTCGACTATCACGAATTCTTCtcatttttcaatgtttctaTAAGGACGGATACCTGAAAGGAGTTCGAGAGCTGTGCTCGAAGCACAACGTTTTATGGATAGCGGACGAAGTACAAACTGGTTTAGCAAGAACGGGCAAACGATTAGCCGTCGATCATGAAAACGTGAAACCAGATATTTTGATTCTCGGAAAAGCACTTTCCGGTGGTTTTTACCCAGTTTCCGGCGTATTGGCTAACGACTCCGTAATGCTGACCATAAAGCCTGGCGAACACGGTTCAACTTATGGTGGCAATCCCTTAGGATGCAGGGTCGCCCTCGAAGCTCTTCGCGTTCTCGAGGAGGAGAAGCTAGCAGAAAATGCAGAGAAGCTTGGTCATATTCTTAGAGCGGAACTTAGCAAACTTCCAAAAGATATTGTGACTCTGGTGCGAGGAAAAGGTCTACTTAACGCAGTAGTTATCAACGAGCGCATCGATGCTATGGATATCTGTTTGCGACTGAAGGAAGCGGGTTTACTCGCGAAACCGACACACGGACATATCATCAGATTGGCTCCGCCGTTAGTTATTACCGAACCACAGATACGAGAATGCGCCGATATCATTTGCAAAACTATTTCTCAACACGCGAAATAATGTGCGTTTGCTTTAAGCTACTTGTCACCGTGACTTTTAATGGATCTCGTGAATAAACCTACATCGTTTATACTCAATGAATATTCTTGAATTGTTTCATTACCCTCGAGTAATGGAAAAGTCAACAAAAGAAAGGGAAGATAGAACGTAATTCAACGAAATATGCGCCTATCGGGATAACGGTATATCGTTCGAATGCATTCGTCGAGGTTATTATCTTTGGAACGCAACGATGTAAGAAAAATTGGTCGACCGGTTGCGTTACTGGTTATTAATAGCCGAACGCGATACGGTCTCGTCTTCCTATCCTGTTTCCCGCGATCAATGTTTATTCCGATGTTTGACGGCCGTCGTTATTGACATAAGCGTGATATCTTTTCGTGTTTGAACGAGCATAGCTTCCACCGAAGAAATGCATTTCTTTTCGAATTCTGTTCGTAATATTTTCATGTAGTCTGTTCTTAGCCAGGGGTTAAGTAAATGATAGATATATGGTATTTCAAATCTCGTAATCTTATCATGGTCTAGTTTAGATTCACCTATAATTCAGTACAGCAAGAGTTCTCTGTATAAAATAAGAACCATTCTGTAATATTCTTTATGTTATTAGAGTTGTAACTTGTTTAGACTGATCACTAATTAGGGGGTCGTTGAACGATTCCGGTGTATTCGATAGAGAAAATACATTCTTCACATCATCGTCAGTGTACATTGTTTGCTGTTTTTTGTTTGGCTTAAGCCGTTGGCGCCGCATTAAAGCATGTCCCGCTCATTATCAGATATGACTCGTTCGAACTGTTGCATTGTAGCATTTATTCTAAATCCTACCAACGTATCAATCGTATACAAAAACATCCCGTGTAAATAAGCAATATACCCTACCCTTCCACGACTCGGTATAAATGTAACTGAACGCGAAATCGACGGCAGTTTATTTTTTCGCATTAAcaaagcaatatttatagtgtaCCTACACGATTTATCATCGTTTCTTCTATTTTAAGCGTATCTCGATTTTTTTAACGTCGTAACGAACCGTCTGTAATTGCTCTAAGCAATGCATTCGACAAGACCGAGCGTCGTTAGACTAACGAGAGAATTAGGCTCGAAAAGGTCTCTAAGTTCGCAAGAGTTGATCGAGCGTGACAAAAAGTACGGTGGTAGACACTTCGAGCCCCTTCCGGTAGTTCTCACAAGAGGCGAAGGTGTTCACGTGTGGGACGTCGAAGGTAAACGTTACCTCGACTTCCTCGCTGGTTTCTCAACCGTCAGTCAGGGTCATTCGCATCCTCGTTTGGTAAAGGTAATGAGGGAGCAAGTAGGGAAATTGAGTCACACGTCCAGAGCGTTTTACTCGGAGCCTCACGGTGAACTAGCAGAATACCTGACCAAGCTTCTCGGATGGGACAAATTCTTGCCTATGAACACCGGTACGAACGTAACGGTTCTACGATATGTTTCTTGCATCCCGAAGCAAGGTGCAGCATCGTCTCTTTGCAGGAGTCGAGGCTGGGGACACAGCTATCAAAGTGGCCAGACGTTGGGGATACAGAGTGAAGAAAATACCGGAGCAACAGGCAACCGTGGTTTTCGCCAAAGGCAATTTCTGGGGACGTTCCATCGCGGCGTTGTCAGCCTCCACGGATCAAAAGTGTTACGCCGATTTCGGACCTTACGTGCCTCGATTCGACAAAGTGCCGTACAACGATCTCGACGCGTTGGAGGCGAAATTCAAGGAGGATCCGACTGTTTGCGCGTTTATGGTAGAACCGATTCAGGGAGAGGGTGGCATAGTGGTGCCTAACGTGAGTTTTATCCAACATCCACTCTTTATCCGACAAGATCTTTATCAACGACAGAATCACTAGCATTCGATGAAATTTCTTTCTTTCCATAGGATGGCTACTTGAAAGGCGTACGAGATCTATGCAACAAGTACAACGTGCTGTGGATCGCAGACGAAGTTCAGACCGGCTTAGGCAGGACGGGCAAACGACTGGCGGTCGATCACGAGAATCAAAGGCCGGATATTCTTATTTTAGGCAAAGCATTGTCCGGAGGAATGTACCCCGTATCCGGTATCTTAGCGGACGACGAGGTAACTTTGCTCGCGTCGCAACCTTGACTTTAgcagcaaaataaaattaaaattagcagCGAAATAAATTCTGGCTGCTTTTCGTCAGAAAATTCTGTGCCTGGAAGTCGGCTCGCACGGCAGCACTTTCGGCGGAAGTCCGCTCGGAAACAAAGTCGCCTTGGAGGCGGTTAAAATTTTGGAAGAGGAGAATTTAGCGGACAATGCGCGTACGCTCGGAGAAGTTTTACGGACGGAGTTGCGAAAGTTACCGAAAGATATAATCACGGAGATCCGAGGTCGCGGTTTGTTGATCGGAGCGGTGATCAATAAGGGTAAGTTCTTTCCATAGATTCTgtagtttcaattttataatagtttTAATTAATCTCTAGATTTTGCCGACGGCTGGGATCTTTGTTTGAAATTGAGAGACGCTGGTCTGCTCACGAGACCCGCACACGGACAAATACTGAGACTGACACCACCGCTTACCATCACGAAAGAGCAAATTGAAGAGGGTCTGAACATACTGACTACCGTTCTGAATAGTTACAAGTGAAATCTTTAACTATAACGATGATCATCGAACAATAACAGAACGCAACATAAAGGATTGCAAAAGCGTACAAAGTCGTCATATGTAAAATCTACCTTTAATATCAAATATACAATGTACACGTTACGTTTGCGATTCGTGCCTCTTCAAGTGCCTCGTCAGACTAAACGCTTGCGAGAACAACTGATTACACCGATTACATCTGTACGCTTTGGTGCCGTCGTGCAAAATTAAATGTCTCTTCAGGTGGCTCGCCAATTTGAATCGTTTGCCGCATAACCGGCACTGATGTTGTCTGACAGTGGTGTGCGATGCTTGATGATTTTTCAAGTGACTCGACTGCGAGAAACGCTTCTTACATAATTTACATTCGAACGGTTTGACTTTCGTGTGGATCCTTAAATGTTCCGCTAGATTACCCTTTTGCACGAAACACTTGTCGCAATATTCGCACTTGTGCGGCCTCGTCGCTTTGTGTGTTCGCAAATGAATCTTGAGATTGTAACGTTGACTGAATCTCTTATCGCATATTTCGCACTGTACCAAGCCTTTCCCCGTGTGAAGTCGCTCGTGagctcttaaatttttcaaggaTCGAAATCTCTT
The nucleotide sequence above comes from Megachile rotundata isolate GNS110a chromosome 13, iyMegRotu1, whole genome shotgun sequence. Encoded proteins:
- the LOC105663336 gene encoding uncharacterized protein LOC105663336, which encodes MTDKEEVDVNEKFTNLLFAEENAQRIGYLEGYEIGKTQLTDGFHLGYHRTSLIAAQLGYYSGVLEQYLNNNTCNSEKNIQIAQQLLKDIYNFPRINDETVDISKAFDNIKFKYAKFCSLTKISSSYPEADKLDF
- the LOC100878644 gene encoding putative methyltransferase-like protein 25; amino-acid sequence: MYSEHFDKVICFINTYQELINCHVVDFITKNLWETCLPDPLKLELEQDEINCTYWTENDSYPILNNFIKLTKSLSLQSCSVEVYSKEFAYMLSDISNWKKLKCKSADFMNAKKLHEVESLGNIIGIIAASDNNLVIDAGAGKAYLSTFLAENHKIPVLAIDSSQLCSNGAICKQKQLKKKMTCCENLVQYIVEEINEDTNYIDMIKERFYNWNIDRNLILTGLHTCGSLTHSVIKTFLVTEDIRVLCIVPCCYHLTNETFNKNICFSKNARMLAQQCVERSTKNKSISSSLFYRAILQVILHSMGIYNAKVGRAKSFNDFTSYARWAFSRIGIKREKIPSEEKLISIYQSHMHLMKKFHIFQMLRIHTGLVIEAAIMLDRMLFLENSKVCSKLAILRLFDPLLSPRHYGIIAIR
- the LOC100881398 gene encoding uncharacterized protein LOC100881398 — encoded protein: MCENDYDDLRKRNIAERNAIFAEFFKDLKQQTNETKEVIKKHKNTDNSENEPPKKRRRTISSGRNEFKNVKLSFRRKYNTRNSLKNRSNNDSSTSQNDSEEDIIELKSNKPKLQVLFPWAKPFQRSIDLMKLGVCDVDEEQEQDSDNSSEDYTTKRTVYKVNKSPYDPDSIPSVDEITEEMLNNIAEKSSTKEYCKINGTSCHQCRQKTLDTKTVCRSGECIGIRGQFCGPCLKGRYGESALEALKDPDWACPPCRGLCNCSICRTRSGLRPTGILAPVVQEEGFSSVMDYLQHTEIDDT
- the LOC100881507 gene encoding ornithine aminotransferase, mitochondrial isoform X1 → MFKKIGRISNNKFLTQLSQRNLTSHEVFERESKYGAHNYHPLPVALCKAEGVFMWDVEGKRYFDFLSAYSAVNQGHCHPRIYKALIDQAKVLTLTSRAFYSDALGEFEEYITKLFGYEKWLPMNTGVEGGETACKLARKWGYSTKGIPQYQAKIVFAEGNFWGRTMSAVSSSTDPTSYGGFGPFMPGFEVIPYDDLGALQQALADPHVCAFMVEPIQGEAGVVVPKDGYLKGVRELCSKHNVLWIADEVQTGLARTGKRLAVDHENVKPDILILGKALSGGFYPVSGVLANDSVMLTIKPGEHGSTYGGNPLGCRVALEALRVLEEEKLAENAEKLGHILRAELSKLPKDIVTLVRGKGLLNAVVINERIDAMDICLRLKEAGLLAKPTHGHIIRLAPPLVITEPQIRECADIICKTISQHAK
- the LOC100881507 gene encoding ornithine aminotransferase, mitochondrial isoform X2, with translation MFKKIGRISNNKFLTQLSQRNLTSHEVFERESKYGAHNYHPLPVALCKAEGVFMWDVEGKRYFDFLSAYSAVNQGHCHPRIYKALIDQAKVLTLTSRAFYSDALGEFEEYITKLFGYEKWLPMNTGVEGGETACKLARKWGYSTKGIPQYQAKIVFAEGNFWGRTMSAVSSSTDPTSYGGFGPFMPGFEVIPYDDLGALQQALADPHVCAFMVEPIQGEAGVVVPKDGYLKGVRELCSKHNVLWIADEVQTGLARTGKRLAVDHENVKPDILILGKALSGGFYPVSGVLANDSVMLTIKPGEHGSTYGGNPLGCRVALEALRVLEEEKLAENAEKLGHILRAELSKLPKDIVTLVLDSPIIQYSKSSLELGSKRSLSSQELIERDKKYGGRHFEPLPVVLTRGEGVHVWDVEGKRYLDFLAGFSTVSQGHSHPRLVKVMREQVGKLSHTSRAFYSEPHGELAEYLTKLLGWDKFLPMNTGVEAGDTAIKVARRWGYRVKKIPEQQATVVFAKGNFWGRSIAALSASTDQKCYADFGPYVPRFDKVPYNDLDALEAKFKEDPTVCAFMVEPIQGEGGIVVPNDGYLKGVRDLCNKYNVLWIADEVQTGLGRTGKRLAVDHENQRPDILILGKALSGGMYPVSGILADDEKILCLEVGSHGSTFGGSPLGNKVALEAVKILEEENLADNARTLGEVLRTELRKLPKDIITEIRGRGLLIGAVINKDFADGWDLCLKLRDAGLLTRPAHGQILRLTPPLTITKEQIEEGLNILTTVLNSYK